The DNA sequence CCAGAGATGATCCGGAGGCGCCCACTGCGCTATATCCGCAACGGTCTGCCCTTCTTCAGGCAGGTGGAACCCCACCACATCTCCCATAAAAAAAGCGGTTCCGATCTTTAGCCCCTCAAAAAAGAAGAGAGCCCCGATGCCGGATATAACACCAATGAGAACGGCAATGAGGATGATCTTCTTATACGGGGTGACGACGGTCTCAATCAGCATGCCTATGTACACATTTGCCCCTCCTCCACTTATGAACAGCGATTCCAGCCACGTTGCAGATGCAGAATACCCGCGTATCACCGCGAGAAAATACGGGCGCGCCTATCGATTCGTACGCATCAAACATCTTCAGAAATGAGCCGAATCTGCGTGTAGGAGAATACGCACCCAGGAACGTAATTAACCTTTCGATACTATTTATGAAAATAGGTTTACCACAAGTATACCGGGGGGCGGGAAACGGGGAAAATTCACGTTTCTGATGTGCACGATTCGAAAGATATTAATAGCATTCTCCATTTACTCTAATTTGAACCTATACAGATAAAATTACTCGCTGGTATAGGTAGGACGTTTAGAGAGGTGTAAAGAAAATGGTGTTCCATCCTCCAGTTGCTATTGTGGCAAAAGCCGCAGATGCCGGTAAGTACAAGACCGGTCTGCCGGCATGGAATATGCTCCTCCGTGGACTCATGGCAGGATCATACATCGCCATGGGCGGTGCTCTTGCAACGGTCTGTAGTACCGGTGTAGCGGCATTCCTTGGTGCAGGTTTCGCAAAGCTGATTCTCGGTGCGGTCTTCCCTGTTGGGCTTATTATGATCGTCCTGACCGGTGCGGAGCTCTTCACCGGTGACGCGATGCTCGCCCCGATGGCTGCATTTATTCACAAGATCAGCTGGGTAAGCGTGCTTAACCTGTGGGTCTGGGTATACATCGGAAACCTTATCGGTTCCCTCCTGTTCGCATACATCATGGCCTACGGCCCGCTCGTAGGCTTCGATGCAGCAGGCGCAGCAACCGTCAATGCCTTCGGCCTCGCCGCCGTGAACATCGCCATCGGCAAGGTCTCCTACGTAGGCTTAGTCGCACAGTGGTCGCTCTTCCTGAAGGCTATCGCCTGTAACTGGCTCGTCAACCTGGCAGTGCTGCTGGGTATCTGTGCCGACGACCTGATCGGCAAGTTCTTCGGAATCTGGTTCCCCATCATGGCCTTCGTTTCCACCGGATTCGAGCACTGTGTCGCCAACATGTACTTCATCCCCACCGGCATCATGGTCAGCGGAATGTTAAGCCCTGAGCAGATCGCCGACATCGGTGCCAAGCTTGCAAACCTGTCCTGGGTGACCATGTGGACGAACAACGTCATCATGGCAACCATCGGCAACATCGTCGGCGGTCTCTTCTTCGTCGGTGTCGTCTACTGGGTCGCCTTCCGGAAGGAGATTGCAGCACTGAAGTAAAAGAGATACCAGATGAAAATCGGAAACATCAATGTGAAGATATCGGTCATATCACTGGCCGTTTTTGGTATCTTCACCATTATTTTACTCGGTACGGTCATCACCACGGGAGAGACATCGCTCCTGATCTGGGGAGTCCCGATTCTCGCAATGCTTCTGATCATTCCCGCAGTACTCAACTACATGAGCCAGCAGCAGTATGCGTCGCTGGTTCCGATGTACGAACAGGAGGCGAGAGATGTCCGGATTAGGGAGATAAACCTGAACATGCTCAGCGAACCGGTTCGGATCGTCGGCATCGTGGAGCGGGTGCATTTCCAGTTCCTCAACCGGCCGCAGTACCTCGTTGCCGATCGTACCGGCGAGATATCGGTGAAGATGTTCACCAATCCGCAGGAAGACGTACAGGTGAACGATAAGGTCGAGGTGCTCGGAACAGTCGTGAAGCGATACCTCCTGAGCGGAGATGCGGTCATAAACTGCGTCTCGATACGGAAGACCACCGAAGTGACAGCTCCCGAAAAGAAAAAGAAATAATCCTGATCAGAATCAGGATCTCCGTGTTATCCGGGGAATGACCAGCGCGGATCAACCCGATCCCGACAGATTATCCCCCCTTCTACTGCCGACATCTCAGAAGCTGGTGTCGAGCCCGTCATCTATCGGCCTTCTGACCGGTTTTCTGCCAAGTTCGTCAATATACTCCTCGAAGAGATGGATGCGTGTACTCACCGGGAAGGGAATACGCAGCGTGCTGATAACCGCTTCACCGGGTTCGAGCGTCTGAATCTCCGTATCGAGGCGTGAGAGATCCTGTTTTGCGCTGCTGGCGATGGTATCGCGGTCGCCCCTGTCCGAGAGCCCCATAACGACGAATGTGTTCAGCTGGGCAAGCACACGGGCATCGATATTCTTCGGCTGCTGGGTCACGACGCAGATGCCGACACCAAACTTTCTCCCTTCCATCGCACATTCACGGAAGATACGGGTGCTCTGACCACCGGAACCGAGTACCCGCTGTGCCTCCTCGATCGCTATCAGCACCTGCTTCTGCTCGCCTGACCCGCCGCCGCTCCCGCACATTGCGTCTTCCCCCTGGTGGCGGCGCATAATCTCACGGGTGAGTATCGAGAGAACGAAGAGTTCGCTCTGTTCGCTCATCCGGGGGATATCAATCAGCACAACCTTGTTTTCATGGAGCGCTTTGATGATCTCGGGTATCGACGAACCCTTCGAACGGAGAAACGACCGGTTCCGGGAGACCATACTCTCGACATGCCGCTGCACCACCGGGAGCGTCTTCGTTGAAAAATTTCGAAGATCCCACGCAATATCCCGATACTCCCCCGTATAGGCGTTGGCATCGAAGTCGGAGAGATCCTCGTTCTCCTCAAAAAAGCCGATAACATCGGAGCCCGGATACTTCTCCAGTTTCTCGATGACGTCACGTTGGGCATCCGAGTGTTCGTACAGGAGCAGAAGATCCGGCGACCTGAAGTCATCGTACTCGAGCCAGAGGCGGTTGAGGCCGTACTTCTTCCGTCTCGATTCGTCTATCGTGAAGACCGCGAGACCCTCGCGCCCGGCCTGGTAGTGGACAAGACCCTTGGTGGGTAGTCCGCTCGACGACCGACCGCCCGCAACGTACTCGCCGTGGGGATCGACGATCAGGAGGCCGAACTGTCTGGCAGCCATACAGGATGCACAGAAGACTTTCATGAAATTACTCTTCCCCATACCGGTCGTTGCAAAAACGCCCATGTGCTGGCGCATGACGGCTGCGTGGAGAGAGACCTTCACATCCTGCAGGACACCCTGGCCGCTCTTCATCACGCCGACCTCGATCTCTCCCATCACCTGCCGCAGGAAGTGGAAGTCCTCTGCGCTCGGCCGTTCGACCCGCGCAAACTTCGCCGGGATCGTCCGGGGCTTTCGAAAGCGCTCGTCGTCTCCCACATAGCCAAGCGGCAGCGCCTCGACGAGAATGTAGACGTCCTCTCCAAGACCGTAGAAGTGTTCGGTATGGGGGCGTGTATCCCACCGCGGGTCGGAGAAGTTGCTGTCGTGAATGAGATCGCTCACTTTCGCAAAGAAGACCAGTCCCTTGACCGTATCGGTGATCTTCAGGATGTCCCCGATGTAGAACTCCTCATCGTGAGGAACTGCGAAGCGGTAGCTGAGCACCCGATCCCCGATCAGGCGGTACTTCGAGGTATCGTTCAGGTTAATATCGATCAAACTCGTCATGGTAATCTCCAAAGAGGCGTACATACTCGCGGTGGCTCATGCCCTGCTCGGCCATCCCCCGCATGAGATCCTGGCGTATCTGATCGACGGCATCCTTCCCTATCTTCGTCGTCAGATGTGCATCCAGGAGGGGGTAGGGGTATCCGGTGATCCTCCCGTCATCGGCATAGGCGGCAAGGCCCGAGAATACCGTCGCCACCGTCTCACAGCTGTCGTAGCGGGGGAGTTCGACCTTGAACGCTCTCTGGGAACGGTGATGGAGTCGTGCAATATACTGGTCGCCACGCTGCTTCCAGGGACGTGACTGCTGGCGGTCGAGGATGGCCTCGAGCCCCGATACACGGACGAACCATGGTTCGGGAACTCCATACTTCTTCGCCAGCCCCTCGGCCGCAGGGACGATCGGGTACCCGCCTCCCCAGGTAAGCGAGGTACGTTTCGTGACCGCAGCCAGGAGAATACCGCGGAGGTTGCAGAGGTTCATCAGCCGGACCAGGATCTCATCGTGGCTGGCATGGCTGACCCGCAAGGTACCGTCGATCAGAATCAGATCACCGGCATCGAGTGTCCCGGCCATCTCCAGCGCTACCCAGTACTCGAGGGTATCGCGCATCACGGCGGCGTTCTGGAGCGGGTCGTCGTGGTAAAGCAGCGCTTTCGGCGAAGATGCGAAACAGTCCGAGAAGAGCGCTTCAAACTCGTCGTTGCACCCATCCGGGTGTACGGCGACGAGGTGCATGGGTGTTGTCGCCCTCCCGTGCCGCACCCCGCCGCGGTACGAACTTGCCGATGCCCGAACCACCGCCGCCGAAAAACTTCCTGCGTCGAGGAGAAGGGCGTTGCTCCCGTCGACCGCGCAGACAGTTCCCTCAAACCCGGATGGGCAGGTCAGGAACGATGAAGGATCGAATCGGCTGACTCTCGCGAACCGGTCAATGATATCCGCCGGTGCATACTCCCTGATCCGTCCGGCGAGCCTCGCCACCGACTCCCGGTACTCCCCGTGCAGGTCCATCAACGTATCTCCCGGATACGGCTCGTCCTGTCGGCGCCCATCTCCACCATCAGCGTCGACGAGAACTCGTCCTGCACCTCGGTGATATGCGAGATGAGAAAGATCTGCGGGAAGTAGCTCTCCTGCGTCCTGAGAGCCCGCACCAGATTGCTCCGCCGCCCCTCGTCCTGGCTTGCAAAGATCTCGTCGAAGATCAGGAACGTACTGTCGTGCATCTCGTTGACCTCCGCAAGAAATCGTGAGAGAGCGATGCGGAGGGATATGGCGATATCGTCCTGCTCTCCTCCGCTGAACCTGTCGGCAGGGTAGTCCTCGCCCATATCATGCACCAGAACGGCAAAGTCATCGTCGAGCATCACCGTATCGTAGCGGCCGTCCGTGATCTCCCCGAGAATACGACCGGCCTCGTCCTCGATCCGATCCCTGACAACCTGCAGGAGATAGACGATGTAGTCGCCGATGACCTTGCGGGTCAGGCGCAAGAGCTCGATCTCCTCCCGGAGCCCCTGGCTTGACCGGACAAGTTCACCGATCCGGGAGAGAACCTGGCGGAACCGTTCGATATCCCGCTCGGTCTGCTGCATCCCGATTGCTATCCGGTTCTGCTCTTCGATGCAGGTCTGCAGCTCCTGCTCTGCCCTGGCAAGGGCTTCTTCAGCAGCCGCGACCTGCCGGTCGTCAAACCCGAGCAGAGCACGTTCCTGCCGGATCCGGAGGATTTCGGCTTCGCACTGGCGTGCTTCGGCCAGTCTCTTCTCGAGCCTGCTCCGGAGGCGGGGAATCTCCTCCATCCGCACCTCGAGCTCGAGCACCCGCCGGCGTGCATCCCCGGCACGGCGGTACAGCTCCAGCAAGAACTGGTGCCGGGCGGGATCATACGCCAGCTGCACTCGTTCCTCCTCGCGATCCCGTATCGCCCGCTTCAGGCTCTCGATCCGTGCGTCGAGCTCCTCACATTCCTCACAGTACTTCGGTTTCCGGGAAAGGAGTGCCTGATTGTGGGTATACTCCCGATGCAGCCCTTCGAGCTTCTCCCGTTCCTCCTCAAGCCGCTTCTTTTCGACCGGGTCGAAACCGAGTGACCGGAGTGCGGCTTCGAGCACTTCCTTTCGGGCAAGGTGCCCTTCAACCTCGGTGATCAATTCTTTGCGCTCTTTTCGGAGTGCCGGAAGAGAACTGCAGATACCCCGGAGCGTATCTGCACGCGACCGTTGCTGTTCGAGTGCTGCCCTTCGCTGCTTTACGATCTCGTGTTCATCGGCATCATACCGCAAAAGACCGAGTTCGCGAATGGCGGCATCGTGAATCGCATACTCACTCTGCCACTTCAGAAGGCGGCTCATCAGATCCTGCCGGCGAGAACTCTCGAGTGCCAGCGCGCTCAAGATCTCCTCATGCTGCCGGCGCTGCTCGTCGAGGTCTGCGAGATCCCTCTGTATGCACAACTGCTCGGCGGCAGCACCGGCACGGCTCTCTTCCACTGCCGCCAGAGAGGCCTTGAGCGACGTAGCAGTCTCTGCGAGCTCGCCGAGGAGATCCTCATACCGATCCCCGAGATGCTGGTAGCATGTCGGGCATCTCCCTTCCCTTCCGGCGAGGGTGAGTTCGTCACGGTTACGGGCAATCTTCTCAATTTCCCGACAGATAGCCTCTTTACGTGCAATGCACGACGAAACGACGGACAACAGTTCTTCCTTTCGACACGTGAGGGCGGAAACCTGACCTTCCAGGTCATCCAGAGCGGCACGACTGCCCGATAGCGCCCCAATCCGCTCATCGATCTCGCTCACCTGCGCCGCAAGGTCGTCCATCTCCCGCCGGCAAAGCATCTGCTGTCGGGCGAAGACGGCGGCCCGCGCGAGGAGATCATCGCGACTGCAGCAGTCGCCGTACTCCTCAAGTGCCGCTTCGAGTTCCTCGAGGCGCCGCTGCTGCTCCTCAACCACTTCGATCTCGCCCCTGATCTCGACGACACGCCGTTCCACCACGCAAAACCGCTCGTCCAGACGTGAAAGATCGTCCTGAAGGCGCACATACTCCGGCTCGATCGCCTTCAGATCGTCAAGGCGGTCAAGGAGAACCCGCCTTCTTGCGATCTCCTGCTCAAGGCTGTTCTGCCGCTCTTCACACTGCCGGAGCGATTCGAGATCCGAGACGATTCGTTGCCGCCGTGCCTCGTGCTGTCCGATAAGATCATGCCATTGTGCGCATTCGAGTTCGATCCGCTCTACGCATGCCTTCTTCTCCGCATATCCGGCAACACCCGCCTCCGCCTCCTCATAGCGGCCGGCGGTTTCGGCAAGACGGGCAATCTCCTCGCGGTGTGCTTCGTTTTCCGCGATCTCCTCTTCAATCTCACGGCACTCCAGAAGGATCCGCTCGAGCTCCCCTGCCTGCCGCGACTCTTCGGCACCGAACTGGAGATACTGCTCACGGACTTTGAGCAGGCGGCCCAGTTCTTCCCGCACCTCGTCCCGCCGCTCTCCTGCCGCTGTCCGCTCTTCACCGGCTCTCCGGATCGCACGCTCAGCCGCTTCGTAGTCGCTCTGCAACGAGAGCAATCTGTCCCGGACAGCCTCAGCATCGAGTTCTTCAAGCCTTCCGGTCAGATTGGAGAGCTTCTTTTCGCACCCGTCGATGAGCCTCCTGAGTTCTTCCATGCTGTCCCGTTTGAGGTACTCGATGCCGAGCACCTGCATGAACCAGTCCTTTCTCGACCCCGGGCGGCTCTCGAGGAGCGAGAGGAGATCCTTCTGGCCTGCATAGATAGTGTTCTTGAAGTCGGCAGGCCCCATGCCGATCACGCGCTGGACTCCGAGCAGAACATTCTGCACGCCGTCGGCGTACTCACCGAACGGTCTCCCATTCAGAAAAAGGCGCGCTTCATGCAACGTCGAAGACGGACGCTTCCGAAATCTGCGGACAACGCTATACTCATTCCCGGCTACGGAAAAGTCGAGCCTGACCTCGCATGGCTCCTGCCGGTCGACAAATGCGCTGACGATGTAACTCCCATCGAGACCCGTTCCCTGCAGCCCGTAGAGTGCGAAGAGGATAGCCTCTATGATGCTGCTCTTCCCGGCACCGTTATTCCCGACGATACCGGTTATCCCGTCGCAGAAGGTGATCTCCTGATCGCAATAGCGTTTGAAGTTGCGCATGACAAGCCTATGAAGAAGCATCGTTCGCCTCCCTCTGCCGGGCGATCACCGACCGCAGGATCCCGCCGCCCTTCTCTTTCACATACGCCTCCTGGGTCTCATTCAGGTGCTGCATCTCCACAAACCGCTGAAACTCCTCCACGTAGTCCACACCCGCGAGGCTCTGCTCACGAAAGACCGGTGAAGGATCTTCGGCAGCAATGGTCCGAAACTTCAGATCCAGAAGGCCGCTGCGCAGATCATTGAGTGCCCGCTGATCGAGTCCCCGCAACGTCTCCCGGAGCACCCCGTCGAGAGTGATCTGGCACATGCCCCCGTTCGGCATATGGCTCTTCGAGATGAGATCGACGATCTCCTCGAGGATATCCTTTGCAGCAAGCCCGTCGCAGTTTATCCTGCCGAGATCGACCATCGGGGTGCGTGCAAGATCAATATGCTGCACACTCCGATCATCAAGATCGACGAGCAGCCCACCTTTCGTATCCCGGATCTCACCGTAGGTGCAGTACTCGAGAGAGCCGCTGTACCAGGCGTTGTCGGCAACCTGGCTCTGGGCGTGGTAATGGCCGAGCGCTATGTAGTCGAACCGGTCAGAGAGGATCGTGGCATCGATCTCATGTTCCGCCACCGTCTGCAGCCGCCGGTCCTTGATAGCGCTTGCAAGGCCGTGCGTAACGAGGACGTTCTTTCCGGTTCCAAACTCAATCGCGTCGAACGCCTCCCGGTACCCGCTCGTCTGCAGCATATTGGGGATCAGGTGAAAGACCGTATCACCGATCTCGACCCGGTGGTACTGATGCCGGTACGCGGCATGGACCTCGGCGGTATGGTACTCCAGCACCTCGAGCGGGGATGTCGTGTGGCGGGTCTTCGCCATGCTGTGGTTCCCGGCGATGACGACAAAGGGAATTCCCGCCTCTTCGAGCCTCCTGAGCGCTTCAAGGACGGTCGTGTAGGCACGGGTCTTGGGCTTGACCTGGTGAAAGAGGTCGCCCGCATGCACGATTACGTCCGGCCGCTGCCGGACAATCTGATCGACCGAAGCAAGAAAATTATCGTATATCAGCTGTTCCCGTAAATTCATCCCGGTTTCAGGGTTTATCTTATTGAACGCCGAGAGCCCGAGGTGCGTATCCGCAATATGAACGATTCTCATGCCCGATCTATCACCTGTCTCCTGCAGTTAAAACCCTGACGACCGGAGGGCGAATGTATTGAGGTTTCGGCCGAGGTTCTGTCAGATCTATCTATATATCATAGCTGATATTAGTATGGTGATATTTTGTCCAGACGGGCCGTAGATGCAATTTTTCAGGCGCTGTTCAACCTATCGGATCTCCGGGCGCTCATGCGTGAGACCGCTCCGGATCACGCTATGGACGACGAGCAGAGACAGCGGGCCGCTACGTATATCGAAAAGACAAAGCGGCAGATCGCGATCGTCGAGGAGGAGTTGATCCGATGAAGTGCGCAATCGATATCGACGTACGCGACGTCGAAGAGCTGTTCATCAACATCGACCCGATCCAGGCAGGGGGCAGACTTACTCCCGATGCCATGAAGGCGGCGATCGCCTACGGAGACGGATATTCGGTCTGTGACGCCTGCCAGAAACCGTTCAGGTTGGACTATATCAAAAAACCCCCGATTGCACAGTTCCATACCGACCTTGCAGAATGGCTGAATATGGATCAGGTGCGCGTCGTGCCGGGAGCCCGTCGGGGATTCCAGGCGGTTGCAAGTACGTATGTCGAGAAAGGCGACCCCGTTCTCCTCACGTCTCTCGCCCACTATACGGAGTTTATAGCCGTAGAACAGGCCGGGGGCATTCCACGGGAGATCCCGAAGGACGAGAAGAACCACATCACCCCGGATGCCGTTGCAGCAAGAATCGAAGATGTGATCGACGAGTTCAAACGCGCACCCCCGCTCATGTTCCTCGACCACGTCGACTACCAGTACGGCAACGTCCACGATGCAAAAGCAATCGCGAAAGTCGCCCATCAGTACGACATCCCTATCCTTCTCAACGGGGCATACTCGGTCGGGATCATGCCGATCGACGGCAAAGACCTCGGTGTCGACTTCGTGATCGGCTCCGGGCACAAGAGCATGGCCGCACCCGCCCCGTCGGGTCTCGTCGCGACGACCGCCGAGCATGCAGAACGGGTCTTTCGGACTACCCGGTCAAAAGGCGACATCACCGCCAGAACGTTCGGGATAAAAGAGGTCGAGATGATGGGATGCACCCTCATGGGAGTCACCGTCATCGGGATGATGGCATCCTTCCCCCACGTCAGGGAACGGGTGAAACACTGGGATACGGAAGTAGCACGCTCCCGCCGCATCGTCGATGCGCTCCTCTCCATCGAGGGGACACGGGTCCTCTCCGACTATCCGCGCACCCACACGCTGACCCGTATCGATACCCGCAACTCCTTTGACAAAGTTGCAGAGGTGCATAAAAAACGGGGTTTCTTCCTCTCGAACGACTTAAAGAAGCGGGGAATCACCGGGGTCATACCCGGCTCGACCAAGGTCTGGAAGTTCAACACCTACGGGCTTACGGAGAAACAGGCAGACCACGTTGCGAACGCGTTCGTGGAGGTTGCCCGGGAGAACAACCTCTCCGTCAGCTGAGCTCCACGAGTTCGCCGTTCAGAGCACGCCTGCACCGAACCGTTTCGACGGCTCTTGCAACGTGCTCATCCATCCGAATCTCTTTTTCAATCCTTTCGATGATCTCAATCCGCGCCGCGGTCGACGGGTGTTTCGGAGCGAGACTGCACCCGAGATCTCCCTGGACGGAATCGAATGTCCCGATCATCTTTGCACGATCGACAATCTCCTCCTTGTCGAACCCAAGCAGCGGGCGGAGCACCGGTATCGTAGCGGCAGGCGCAACCACCGCCATGTTCGCAAGGGTCTGGGAGGCCACCTGCCCGAGGTTGTCACCGTTGACGATCGCATAGATTCCCCGCCTCTCCGCCACCTCGCTTGCTGCCTTCAGCATGAACCGCTTGCAGAGGATGCACCGGTACCGTGGCTCCTTCAGCTGCACGAGCGCCTCAAAGAACGGTTCCATATCAACGGTAAGAAGGTCGAGAGGGTGCCCCGGAGTCCATCGGGAGAGCTCCGCATGATGCCGGAAGACCGTCTCCTCCACGTCGCTGCCGCCGAACCGTCCGCTCCGCATATGGAGATGCACCATCGCACACCCTCTCCTCATCATCAGCCAGGACGCGACCGGCGAGTCGATCCCTTCGGAGAGCAGCGTCATGACCGTCCCCTGTGTTCCGAGAGGGAGTCCTCCCGGCCCATCCTGCCTTGAATCGTATACGAGCCCGCCGAACTCTTTCGCCTCTACAAAGATCTCGTAATCGGGGTCGGAGAGGTTCACCGACGCTTCGGGAAACCGCTGCCCGACGGCATAGCCGACCGCTCCTGCCAGTTCCTGGCTGGTGAATCCCTCCACGCCCGAGCGCCGGGCTCTGACGGCAAACGTCATACCGGGTTTGAGGCGCCCCTCCGCACGCTCGATTGCTGCACGCGAAATCCCTTCGATATCGGGGGTCGTCACCGAACAGATGCTGACGCCCACAACGCCGAAGATCCTGCTTGTGATGTCGGCAATGGCTCTCGCATCCTCCCCGAAGATCAGAACCCTGCCCCGGGGCGTCTCGATCCGGTGGGAGATCGACGCGGCCTCAAGGGCAAGGCGGATATTCTTCGCAAGAGCTGCAATAAACCGCCTTTTAACCGGTTCGCTCTTGAGAAAGAGCTCGCCGTAACGCACCATCACCGCTTCCATGCGTCGGCACCTCCCTGCCGGTAACCGCCGGGAACAAGGACGGCATCCGTAAAGCCGAGGCGCTTGATCTCCGGGAGAAGCGGCAGTATGAGCGGATGCTCCGCGGGGTCGGCCTCGATGAACGCCCGCCTGCCGACGCACCGCACCCGGAGCATGCCGGCCACCACGCCGCGGAGCAGTGTTTCAGCCCGTCCCACCATCTCGAGGCACTCCCGGGTGAGGGGACTGCCTGCCGGTATGCGGGTGGCGAGGCAGGACGAGGGTGGGTGTACCGGGATCTTGAGAACTGCAGCAAGAGTGACGATATCGTCCTTATCCATACCCACTTCCGCAAAGGGACTGACGATGCCGAGCTCCCGGAGCGCCGCCATACCCGGCCTATCTCCGGGGAGGTCGCCTGCATGGGTTCCGTCGGCGACGACCATATAGCCATAGCGTTTCGCTTCACGGATGATCGCCCGCATCATCTCCCGCTTGCATACGTAACAGCGGTTCGGGAGATTCTCCTGCACCTCCGGGATGCTCAGCATCTCCTGCCGGACGAGAGTGTACGGCACGCCGAGTCCGGCGGCGAGCCTCTCTGCGGCTTCAAGCTCTCCGGGTGGGCTCATTCCGGTATCGACGCTGATCCCCATGACCCGGAGCCCGAGGCCGTGTGCATACGCGAGGAGCACCGAACTATCGGTTCCGCCGGAGAGCGCGACCGCAAAGGGTCCGTAGGATTTCAGCACCTCATCAAGCCGTTCAAGCATCGCCATCTGCTCTCTGTATGCTCGCTCGATCTACATGAATGTTGGGAAAAATGCGGAAAACTCCCCGAACCGGTGCTATAGAAAATAATTTTAACAGAGGCAGACCGAAATGTGTACTAACATGGCTAGGAAGAAGAGCACCACTGAAGCAGAGCCGATGAAGCTCTTTTATATTTTTTACAATCAGGAACGCTGGAATAACTGGATACAATCACTCGAGCAGGCGAGCTTCGAGGCGCAGGAGGACGAAGACGTCTCCGAAGGGCTCCAGGTACTCTATAGTTTCACCGAAGATATCACCATCTCGGTGCTGAAGATCATCCGCCTCTACCAAAACGGGCGGTTCACGGCGGAGGAAGCGAAGGAGAAACTCGATGATGTAGAACTGATCGTCATGACCGGTCTTCCCGAAGGAGAACTCGAGGAGATCGTCGGCTCACTGCAGCTCACGCTGCTCGTGCTCTTCACCTCCTGCCGGAAATACCTCGATGGCGGCTACGAGACCGACATCAAGTCACTGGTCAAGAAAGGCAAGGCGCTCGGTGAGGATGACCTCGAGGAGGGGCTTGAGATCGCCGCCCAGATCGGAGCAAGCGTCATCGACGGGGCAACCTGCTGTGCACGCTACATCAAGGACGACATGGAGAACCCGACACTCTTTGAGGAATGGCTCATCGAGATCGACACGATGGCCAACGCTGTAAAATCGTTAAGCAAGTTCGACGAGGAGCCCGGAGAAGCGTCGTGATATCGGACAAAGCCAGATTTCGCGCCGCACGAAGGCTTGAGAGGGCAGCAGGGTTTCGCCTCCCGGACAAAGCCTTCTCCGGAGGCTTCCTCGAGGCGGTGGGGACGGCAATCAACTACGAGCATCTCGATCGGGCGCTCCGTACACAACTCCTCGCATTCTTCGAGGAGTTCCTCGGCTGCACCTGCAAAGGTTCGCCCCTCTGCGGCTGTCCTGAACGAAAGTTTGCCGAACATATCATCGAGCTTCGTGAGCTCGGCCTCGATCACCGGCAGATCAGCGCACACTTACTCGATGAGTACGGGATCGATCTCTATCCGGCGGACATCTTAAGTTACCTCGAGGACTCCGTCCACATGCTCGAAGCCATACGGGATATCGCCGAGCTGCAGGGCAGGGAGAAACTCGCAGAGAACGCATACGATCATATCCGCAAGATCGAACACTGATATACCTTTTTTT is a window from the Methanoculleus taiwanensis genome containing:
- a CDS encoding AAA family ATPase, producing MLLHRLVMRNFKRYCDQEITFCDGITGIVGNNGAGKSSIIEAILFALYGLQGTGLDGSYIVSAFVDRQEPCEVRLDFSVAGNEYSVVRRFRKRPSSTLHEARLFLNGRPFGEYADGVQNVLLGVQRVIGMGPADFKNTIYAGQKDLLSLLESRPGSRKDWFMQVLGIEYLKRDSMEELRRLIDGCEKKLSNLTGRLEELDAEAVRDRLLSLQSDYEAAERAIRRAGEERTAAGERRDEVREELGRLLKVREQYLQFGAEESRQAGELERILLECREIEEEIAENEAHREEIARLAETAGRYEEAEAGVAGYAEKKACVERIELECAQWHDLIGQHEARRQRIVSDLESLRQCEERQNSLEQEIARRRVLLDRLDDLKAIEPEYVRLQDDLSRLDERFCVVERRVVEIRGEIEVVEEQQRRLEELEAALEEYGDCCSRDDLLARAAVFARQQMLCRREMDDLAAQVSEIDERIGALSGSRAALDDLEGQVSALTCRKEELLSVVSSCIARKEAICREIEKIARNRDELTLAGREGRCPTCYQHLGDRYEDLLGELAETATSLKASLAAVEESRAGAAAEQLCIQRDLADLDEQRRQHEEILSALALESSRRQDLMSRLLKWQSEYAIHDAAIRELGLLRYDADEHEIVKQRRAALEQQRSRADTLRGICSSLPALRKERKELITEVEGHLARKEVLEAALRSLGFDPVEKKRLEEEREKLEGLHREYTHNQALLSRKPKYCEECEELDARIESLKRAIRDREEERVQLAYDPARHQFLLELYRRAGDARRRVLELEVRMEEIPRLRSRLEKRLAEARQCEAEILRIRQERALLGFDDRQVAAAEEALARAEQELQTCIEEQNRIAIGMQQTERDIERFRQVLSRIGELVRSSQGLREEIELLRLTRKVIGDYIVYLLQVVRDRIEDEAGRILGEITDGRYDTVMLDDDFAVLVHDMGEDYPADRFSGGEQDDIAISLRIALSRFLAEVNEMHDSTFLIFDEIFASQDEGRRSNLVRALRTQESYFPQIFLISHITEVQDEFSSTLMVEMGADRTSRIREIR
- a CDS encoding metallophosphoesterase family protein, translated to MRIVHIADTHLGLSAFNKINPETGMNLREQLIYDNFLASVDQIVRQRPDVIVHAGDLFHQVKPKTRAYTTVLEALRRLEEAGIPFVVIAGNHSMAKTRHTTSPLEVLEYHTAEVHAAYRHQYHRVEIGDTVFHLIPNMLQTSGYREAFDAIEFGTGKNVLVTHGLASAIKDRRLQTVAEHEIDATILSDRFDYIALGHYHAQSQVADNAWYSGSLEYCTYGEIRDTKGGLLVDLDDRSVQHIDLARTPMVDLGRINCDGLAAKDILEEIVDLISKSHMPNGGMCQITLDGVLRETLRGLDQRALNDLRSGLLDLKFRTIAAEDPSPVFREQSLAGVDYVEEFQRFVEMQHLNETQEAYVKEKGGGILRSVIARQREANDASS
- the pscS gene encoding O-phospho-L-seryl-tRNA:Cys-tRNA synthase; its protein translation is MKCAIDIDVRDVEELFINIDPIQAGGRLTPDAMKAAIAYGDGYSVCDACQKPFRLDYIKKPPIAQFHTDLAEWLNMDQVRVVPGARRGFQAVASTYVEKGDPVLLTSLAHYTEFIAVEQAGGIPREIPKDEKNHITPDAVAARIEDVIDEFKRAPPLMFLDHVDYQYGNVHDAKAIAKVAHQYDIPILLNGAYSVGIMPIDGKDLGVDFVIGSGHKSMAAPAPSGLVATTAEHAERVFRTTRSKGDITARTFGIKEVEMMGCTLMGVTVIGMMASFPHVRERVKHWDTEVARSRRIVDALLSIEGTRVLSDYPRTHTLTRIDTRNSFDKVAEVHKKRGFFLSNDLKKRGITGVIPGSTKVWKFNTYGLTEKQADHVANAFVEVARENNLSVS
- the thiI gene encoding tRNA uracil 4-sulfurtransferase ThiI; this encodes MEAVMVRYGELFLKSEPVKRRFIAALAKNIRLALEAASISHRIETPRGRVLIFGEDARAIADITSRIFGVVGVSICSVTTPDIEGISRAAIERAEGRLKPGMTFAVRARRSGVEGFTSQELAGAVGYAVGQRFPEASVNLSDPDYEIFVEAKEFGGLVYDSRQDGPGGLPLGTQGTVMTLLSEGIDSPVASWLMMRRGCAMVHLHMRSGRFGGSDVEETVFRHHAELSRWTPGHPLDLLTVDMEPFFEALVQLKEPRYRCILCKRFMLKAASEVAERRGIYAIVNGDNLGQVASQTLANMAVVAPAATIPVLRPLLGFDKEEIVDRAKMIGTFDSVQGDLGCSLAPKHPSTAARIEIIERIEKEIRMDEHVARAVETVRCRRALNGELVELS